Proteins encoded in a region of the Paenibacillus pedocola genome:
- a CDS encoding ABC transporter substrate-binding protein — MKKKHWLTGFTSLVLLMGLLAGCSGNGSNSSASNNESAGSNGSSNSKDTVTLKMWGGVPPESGPQEVIDNWNKAHPEIQVEYVRFVNDDDGNLKLDTAMITGQDADLFVNYTISHAAKRVESNLALDLSQFSDYNIDEKMGADADSWKIDGKYYGVPTTKSSYFIALNKDALDAANLPVPKDWTWDELREYAKKLRTGSGYGFIQNMEPYVDPIDSVLSQEGYTKADGSSNLDHPLVKKWLETLNAMMVDDKTTPPLGEQLTSKMPVEQVFLSGEVPMLNIGAWLLRSSNNFTDFPRDFKIAFAPVPRLAESADKYVTRGGLGDYISINAKSKHQEAAWEFLKWYADGGMAPMAAGGRLPASKDANQEEALDSLLGEKSDTYDLDSLMYVMFDNTTPTYVRSLPQEVMDLRAQEYEKYFLGSQSLDQTIKAMVSRHNDYLKQNK, encoded by the coding sequence TTGAAAAAGAAACATTGGCTCACCGGATTCACATCGCTGGTTCTGCTCATGGGGCTGCTTGCGGGATGTTCCGGCAACGGCAGCAATTCATCCGCCTCAAATAATGAAAGCGCTGGCAGTAATGGTTCTTCCAATTCAAAAGACACGGTTACGCTTAAGATGTGGGGCGGTGTGCCGCCGGAATCCGGTCCGCAGGAGGTTATCGATAATTGGAACAAGGCGCATCCTGAGATTCAAGTGGAATATGTCCGCTTCGTAAATGACGATGACGGGAACCTCAAGCTTGATACTGCAATGATTACCGGGCAGGATGCAGATTTATTCGTGAACTATACAATCTCCCACGCCGCAAAACGGGTAGAGTCCAACCTGGCGCTCGATCTGAGCCAATTCAGTGACTACAATATCGATGAAAAAATGGGCGCAGATGCGGACAGCTGGAAAATTGACGGCAAGTACTACGGTGTCCCTACAACGAAAAGCTCGTACTTCATTGCACTCAACAAAGATGCGTTAGACGCTGCGAATCTGCCGGTCCCGAAGGATTGGACCTGGGATGAGCTGCGCGAATATGCGAAGAAGCTCCGAACAGGATCGGGCTACGGATTCATTCAGAATATGGAGCCCTATGTCGACCCTATTGATTCTGTGCTGTCCCAAGAGGGCTATACAAAGGCGGACGGCAGCTCCAATCTGGATCATCCCCTCGTCAAAAAATGGCTGGAAACGCTGAATGCGATGATGGTCGACGATAAGACTACACCGCCGCTCGGCGAGCAATTAACTTCTAAGATGCCGGTTGAACAGGTGTTTCTTAGCGGTGAGGTGCCTATGCTCAACATCGGGGCATGGCTGCTGAGAAGCTCAAATAACTTCACGGACTTCCCCCGTGATTTCAAAATTGCCTTCGCCCCTGTCCCCCGGCTTGCCGAGAGTGCAGACAAATATGTGACCCGCGGCGGCCTGGGTGACTATATCTCAATCAATGCCAAATCCAAACATCAGGAAGCCGCCTGGGAATTCCTGAAGTGGTATGCTGACGGAGGCATGGCGCCTATGGCCGCCGGCGGAAGACTGCCGGCATCCAAGGATGCCAACCAGGAAGAAGCACTGGACAGTCTCCTTGGTGAAAAAAGCGACACCTATGATCTCGATTCCCTGATGTACGTCATGTTCGACAATACTACACCGACTTATGTGCGCAGCCTGCCGCAGGAGGTTATGGATCTGCGTGCCCAAGAGTATGAGAAATATTTCCTTGGCTCACAATCGCTTGATCAGACCATCAAGGCAATGGTAAGCCGGCATAATGACTATTTGAAACAGAACAAATAA